Part of the Pseudomonas lijiangensis genome is shown below.
AGAAACTGTACGACGAGATCTGCGAGAAGGCCCTGTGCTGGTTCGTTGCCCGCGCCGAAGTCCATGAAATCGACGAACTGAACATTCTGCATGCCACCATGCTGGCCATGAAGCGTGCCGTGGAAGGCCTGAGCATCACGCCAAAACTGGCATTGATCGATGGCAATCGTTGCCCGCAACTGTCGGTGCCCTGCGCTCCGGTGGTGCAGGGTGATGCCAAGGTACCAGCCATTGCCGCGGCATCGATTCTCGCCAAGGTCACCCGTGACCGGGAAATGGCCGCTTTCGAGCTGATGTATCCCGGTTACGGCATGGGCGGGCACAAGGGCTATCCGACCGCCGTGCATCTGGAAGCCCTGTCACGCCTTGGGCCGACGCCTATTCACCGACGTTCCTTCGGCCCGGTACGTGCGGCCTGGGAAGCGCGTGAGTCCATCACGATTGCTTCGTCCTTCAGCTCGAATGGGTTGTTGCAGGACTGACGTATCCGCCAAGGCTCGCTACAATCCTGACCTTCGTTTTTTGTGTTTTCGCGCTATAGGATCACCATGCCGGCTTCTTTCGTTCATCTACGCCTGCACACCGAATACTCACTGGTCGATGGTCTGGTCCGGGTCAAACCACTGATCAAGGCCCTCACCGGCATGAACATGCCTGCTGTGGCGGTGACCGATCAGAACAACATGTGTTCGCTGGTCAAGTTCTACAAGGCGGCCCAGGGCGCAGGCATCAAGCCGATCTGCGGTGCAGACCTGTGGCTGGCAGGCAAGGACGAAGACGCCCCGCTCAGCCGTATCAGCCTGCTGGTGATGAATCCCCAGGGCTATCGCAATCTGACCGAGCTGATTTCCCGAGGCTTTATCGAAGGCCAGCGCAACGGCTTGATCATCGTCGAGCGCGAGTGGATCGCCGAAGCCAATGAAGGACTGATTGCCCTGTCTGCGGCCAAGGAGGGCGAAATCGGCATGGCCCTGCTCGGCGGCAATCCGGGTGAAGCCGATGAACTGTTGCGCGAGTGGATGGCGATTTTCCCTGATCGTTTCTACATCGAATTGCAGCGCACCAACCGGACCAACGATGAAGAGCATCTGCATGCTGCCGTTGCCCTGGCCGATCGTCATGGCGCACCGCTGGTTGCGACCAACGATGTGCGTTTCATCAAGCAGACCGACTTCGAAGCGCACGAAACCCGCGTATGCATCGGTGAGGGGCGGGCGCTGGACGACCCGCGCCGCTCCCACAACTACAGCGATCAGCAGTACCTGAAAAGCCCCGAGGAAATGGCCGAGCTGTTCAGCGATCTGCCCGAGGCGCTGGAAAACACCGTCGAAATTGCCAAGCGCTGCAACATCGACGTCAAGCTGGGCACGCACTTCCTGCCCAACTTCCCGATCCCCGATGGCATGACCATCGATGAATATTTCCGCAAGGTATCGTTCGAGGGGCTGGAGGAACGTCTTGCGGTTCTGCTGCCCAAGGATACGACCGAGGATTACGAGGCCAAGCGTCAGGTCTATGTCGACCGGCTGAATTTCGAGCTGGATATCATTATCCAGATGGGGTTCCCCGGTTACTTCCTGATCGTTATGGACTTTATCCAGTGGGCCAAGAACAACGGCGTGCCGGTCGGCCCGGGTCGTGGGTCGGGTGCGGGGTCCCTGGTGGCCTATGTGCAGAAGATCACGGACCTGGACCCGCTGGAATACGATCTGCTGTTCGAACGCTTCCTCAACCCGGAACGGGTATCGATGCCCGACTTCGACGTCGACTTCTGCATGGATGGTCGCGACCGGGTGATCGATTATGTGGCCGAGAAGTATGGCCGCAATGCGGTAAGCCAGATCATCACGTTCGGTTCCATGGCCGCGAAGGCTGTGGTGCGTGACGTGGCGCGGGTGCAGGGCAAGTCCTACGGGCTGGCCGATCGACTGTCGAAAATGATTCCGTTCGAAGTCGGCATGACCCTGGAAAAAGCCTACGAGCAGGAAGAGATCCTGCGCGATTTCCTCAAGGTCGACGAGGAAGCGGCTGAAATCTGGGAAATGGCCCTCAAGCTTGAAGGGGTTGTGCGTAACGTCGGCAAGCACGCCGGGGGCGTGGTTATTGCGCCGACCAAGCTGACCGACTTCTCGCCGATCTATTGCGACGAGGCGGGCGACGGTCTGGTTACCCAGTTCGACAAGGACGATGTCGAGGCAGCAGGTCTGGTGAAGTTCGACTTCCTGGGTCTGCGGACCCTGACCATCATCGACTGGGCGCTCAAGACCATCAACCGTGACCGCGCCAAGGTCAACGAAGAGCCTCTGGACATCGCTTTCATCCCGCTCGACGACATGCCGACCTACCAGTTGTTGCAGCGGGCAGAAACCACCGCGGTATTCCAGCTTGAATCCCGCGGCATGAAAGAGCTGATCAAGAAGCTCAAGCCCGACTGCCTGGAAGACCTGATCGCACTGGTGGCCCTGTTCCGTCCGGGGCCTCTGCAGTCCGGGATGGTGGACGACTTCATCAACCGTAAGCACGGTCGTGCAGAGCTGTCCTATCCCCACGTCGATTACCAGTACGAAGGCCTCAAGCCGGTACTGGCACCGACCTACGGCATCATCCTGTATCAGGAACAGGTGATGCAGATCGCTCAGGTCATGGCGGGTTATACCCTCGGCGGCGCCGACATGCTGCGCCGTGCGATGGGTAAGAAAAAGCCCGAGGAAATGGCCAAGCAGCGCGGCGGTTTCATCGAAGGCTGCAAGACCAACAATATCGACCCGGACCTGGCGGGTAACATTTTCGACCTGGTGGAGAAATTCGCCGGTTACGGCTTCAACAAGTCCCACTCCGCCGCCTACGGTCTGGTGTCCTACCAGACCGCATGGCTCAAGACCCATTACCCGGCGCCGTTCATGGCGGCCGTGTTGTCTGCGGATATGCACAACACCGACAAGGTCGTGACCTTGATCGAAGAAGTGCGGACCATGAAGCTGCGCCTCGATGCGCCGGACGTGAACATTTCCGAGTTCAAGTTCACGGTCAGCGACGATGGCCGGATTCTTTACGGGCTGGGCGCGATCAAGGGTGTGGGTGAGGGGCCGGTGGAGGCCATTACCGAAGCCCGTGCAGCCGGTCCGTTCAAGGACCTGTTCGATTTCTGTGCCCGCGTCGATCTCAAGCGGGTCAACAAGCGGACCCTGGACGGCCTGATTCGCAGTGGCGCCCTCGATCGTCTCGGTCCTTACTTCGAGCAAGAGCCAAAAGCCTATCAGGCCAATATCGACCGTAACCGTTCGGTGTTGCTGGCGGCGCTCGAAGAGGCGATCCAGGCCGCCGAGCAGACGGCCCGCAGTCGTGACAGCGGTCACTCGGATCTGTTTGGTGGTCTGTTCGTCGAAGAAGATGCCGACGTCTATGCCAACCATCGCAAGACCCGCGAGCTGAGCCTCAAGGATCGGCTGCGCGGCGAGAAGGAAACCCTCGGGTTGTACCTGACCGGGCACCCTATCGATGAGTACGAAGGCGAGATCCGACGTTTCGCCCGCCAGCGAATCATCGACCTCAAGCCCGCACGCGATACCCAGACCATCGCCGGGCTGATCATTGCCCTGCGGGTCATGAAGAACAAGAAGGGCGACAAGATGGGGTTCATTACCCTGGACGACCGCTCGGCACGCATTGAAGCTTCCCTGTTCGCTGAAGCCTTCCATTCGGCGCAATCGCTTTTGCAGACCGATGCTATGGTGGTAGTCGAAGGCGAAATCAGTAATGACGATTTTTCCGGTGGCCTGCGCCTGCGCGCCAAGCGGGTCATGAGTATCGAGGATGCACGTACCAACCTGGCAGAAAGCCTGCGCCTGACCGTGCATTGCGATGCGCTCAAGGGCGACCGGCTGCGCTGGCTGGGCGATCTGTGCAAGCGTCACCGGGGTGCGTGCCCTATCACGCTGGATTACACGGGGCCTGATGCCAAGGCATTATTGCAGTTTGGCGAGGAGTGGCGAATTGATCCGGCAGACAGCTTGATTCAAGCTCTGCGTGACCAGTTCGGACGTGAGAACGTCTTTCTCCAGTATCGCTGAACGACTAGGCTCAGCCTGAACTTTTAATCTCGACCGGAACGCGCTCTTTCCATGGGAAAGGGCGCTGACGGATCAACCGGCCGGCCTCTTGGCCGTCGACCCAAGACGGATGCCTATGAACCCGAATTTTCTTGATTTCGAACAGCCTATCGCTGACTTGCAAGCCAAGATCGAAGAACTGCGTTTGGTCGGTAATGACAACTCGCTGAACATCAGCGATGAAATTGCCCGGCTGCAAGACAAGAGCAATACGCTCACCGAAAGCATCTTCGGCAATCTGACCAGTTGGCAGATCGCGCGCATGGCGCGTCACCCACGTCGCCCTTACACCCTGGACTACATCGAACACATCTTCACCGAGTTCGATGAGTTGCACGGCGACCGCCATTTCTCCGATGACGCGGCCATTGTGGGCGGTATCGCTCGCCTGGAAGACCAGCCTGTCATGGTGATCGGTCACCAGAAAGGCCGTGAAGTCCGTGAAAAGGTTCGCCGCAACTTCGGTATGCCGCGTCCTGAAGGCTATCGCAAGGCCTGCCGTCTGATGGAAATGGCCGAGCGTTTCAAGATGCCGATCCTGACCTTCATCGATACGCCGGGCGCCTATCCGGGCATCGACGCCGAAGAGCGCAACCAGAGCGAAGCCATTGCCTGGAACCTGCGTGTCATGGCTCGCCTGAAGACGCCGATCATCGCTACCGTTATCGGTGAAGGCGGTTCCGGTGGTGCGCTGGCCATTGGCGTCTGCGACCAGTTGAACATGCTGCAGTATTCGACCTATGCGGTTATTTCCCCGGAAGGCTGTGCGTCGATCCTGTGGAAAACGGCCGAGAAGGCTCCGGATGCTGCCGAAGCCATGGGTATCACTGCCGAGCGCCTGAAGGGCCTGGGTATCGTTGATAAAGTGATCAGTGAGCCTCTGGGCGGCGCACACCGTGACCCGGCTGCTGCATCTGCCACCATTCGTGCAGAACTGAGCAGCCAGTTGGCAATGCTCAAGAAGCTGGATAACGATACCCTGCTGGCTCGTCGTTATGAGCGTCTGATGAGCTACGGCCTCTGATATAGCTTTGTTTCTTCGCGAATGAATTCGCTCCTGTTTCCCGTAGGAGCGAATTCATTCGCGAAAAGCGTTGTATCGGTTGATGCCCGGTGTCCTGGCTTTCGCGGATGAATCCGCTCCAGAGTAATGCCGACCAGTTGAGAGGCTGATTTCAAAAACAGGTGGCAGAGTCACCGTCCGTGGGAGGGGCCTTGGCCGCGACAGCCAGTTCAGGCGCTGAAAATGTGTTGGCTGTAAGCAGGTCGTCGCGGCCAAGGCCCCTCCCACAAGTGACAGGTATGCCTTAACTGATCGACATTACTCCTACAGGGCTGCGATCTTTCTGTGTATGAGCATAGCGGTCACGATCTTTCCGCCAGACTGCTTCAGGTCCTGGCTCCCTGGCGTAACGCGCCTGTCTGGCATGTCGGTTTCTCCGGCGGCCTGGATTCCACTGTATTGCTGCACCTCCTGGCTGAGCTTGCTAAGCGCGAGAGCCTGCCGCCTCTGAATGCCATCCATGTTCACCACGGCCTGCAGGCCGCTGCCGATGCCTGGCCGGAGCATTGTCGACAGGTCTGTCTGAAACTCGGCGTTTCCTTCCAGAGTGTGGCGGTTCAGGTGAAGCCTGGCGCAAGCATCGAGCAGGCGGCCCGTGAAGCGCGTTATGCGGCCTTCGTTGAGCGGTTGGGGGAAGGGGATATGTTGCTGACGGCGCAGCACCGTGACGATCAGGCTGAAACCTTGCTGTTTCGTCTGTTGCGAGGTGCCGGTGTTCGGGGGCTTGCTTCCATGCCGCTGCAGCGGGCCATAGGCAAGGGGCACATGCTGCGGCCGCTGTTATCGGTTTCCCGTAGGGAGCTGGAAGACTACGCCCGGCAGCATGGCTTGAGCTGGGTCGAAGATCCCAGCAATCAGGATCAACAACTCTCCCGCAATTTTCTGCGCAGCCAGGTCATGCCTTTGCTGGCATCGCGCTGGCCGCAGGTGTCCGCCAGCATGGCACGTACTGCCGAGCACATGGGCGAGGCCGAGCAATTGCTGGGTGAGCTGGCAGAGCAGGATCTGGCCAATGCCCGACCCACTACCGCCTTTGCCTGGCTGGGTATGCCGGTACTGGCTCTGGAACCGCTGGCCTGTCTGTCCGCCGCCCGACAGCGCAATGCGTTGCGCCACTGGCTGGCACCGCTGACGCGGCTGCCGGATACCGATCACTGGGCGGGCTGGGAAACCTTGTGCAATGCGGCGGAAGGCGCACGGCCCTTGTGGCGGCTGGCCGATGGTGAGCTGCATCGGGCCGATGGGCATGTCTGGTGGCTGTCGGGTAGCTGGTTGCAGTCTTCCGAGGGGCTGTCGCCCTGGCCTGATGCATCCAGTCCGTTGAGTCTGCCGGGTAATGGTCAGGTGTTGATCGAGGGTGACGGGCCTGCCGGTCCCTTGCAGATCCGCTACCGTCAGGGCGGCGAAGTCATGCAGGTAGAAGGGCGTGGTCATCGCGATCTCAAGCGTCTGCTCAATGAGCGTGGCGTGCCGCTGTTCGTGCGCGGCAGAT
Proteins encoded:
- a CDS encoding acetyl-CoA carboxylase carboxyltransferase subunit alpha, with the translated sequence MNPNFLDFEQPIADLQAKIEELRLVGNDNSLNISDEIARLQDKSNTLTESIFGNLTSWQIARMARHPRRPYTLDYIEHIFTEFDELHGDRHFSDDAAIVGGIARLEDQPVMVIGHQKGREVREKVRRNFGMPRPEGYRKACRLMEMAERFKMPILTFIDTPGAYPGIDAEERNQSEAIAWNLRVMARLKTPIIATVIGEGGSGGALAIGVCDQLNMLQYSTYAVISPEGCASILWKTAEKAPDAAEAMGITAERLKGLGIVDKVISEPLGGAHRDPAAASATIRAELSSQLAMLKKLDNDTLLARRYERLMSYGL
- the rnhB gene encoding ribonuclease HII, producing MQIGLDFNLVEDLVAGVDEVGRGPLCGDVVTAAVILDPARPILGLNDSKKLTEARREKLYDEICEKALCWFVARAEVHEIDELNILHATMLAMKRAVEGLSITPKLALIDGNRCPQLSVPCAPVVQGDAKVPAIAAASILAKVTRDREMAAFELMYPGYGMGGHKGYPTAVHLEALSRLGPTPIHRRSFGPVRAAWEARESITIASSFSSNGLLQD
- the tilS gene encoding tRNA lysidine(34) synthetase TilS — translated: MYEHSGHDLSARLLQVLAPWRNAPVWHVGFSGGLDSTVLLHLLAELAKRESLPPLNAIHVHHGLQAAADAWPEHCRQVCLKLGVSFQSVAVQVKPGASIEQAAREARYAAFVERLGEGDMLLTAQHRDDQAETLLFRLLRGAGVRGLASMPLQRAIGKGHMLRPLLSVSRRELEDYARQHGLSWVEDPSNQDQQLSRNFLRSQVMPLLASRWPQVSASMARTAEHMGEAEQLLGELAEQDLANARPTTAFAWLGMPVLALEPLACLSAARQRNALRHWLAPLTRLPDTDHWAGWETLCNAAEGARPLWRLADGELHRADGHVWWLSGSWLQSSEGLSPWPDASSPLSLPGNGQVLIEGDGPAGPLQIRYRQGGEVMQVEGRGHRDLKRLLNERGVPLFVRGRLPLLYRDDELLAIANLPGLDGASRGNWRLHWIAPTSDQSLS
- the dnaE gene encoding DNA polymerase III subunit alpha, coding for MPASFVHLRLHTEYSLVDGLVRVKPLIKALTGMNMPAVAVTDQNNMCSLVKFYKAAQGAGIKPICGADLWLAGKDEDAPLSRISLLVMNPQGYRNLTELISRGFIEGQRNGLIIVEREWIAEANEGLIALSAAKEGEIGMALLGGNPGEADELLREWMAIFPDRFYIELQRTNRTNDEEHLHAAVALADRHGAPLVATNDVRFIKQTDFEAHETRVCIGEGRALDDPRRSHNYSDQQYLKSPEEMAELFSDLPEALENTVEIAKRCNIDVKLGTHFLPNFPIPDGMTIDEYFRKVSFEGLEERLAVLLPKDTTEDYEAKRQVYVDRLNFELDIIIQMGFPGYFLIVMDFIQWAKNNGVPVGPGRGSGAGSLVAYVQKITDLDPLEYDLLFERFLNPERVSMPDFDVDFCMDGRDRVIDYVAEKYGRNAVSQIITFGSMAAKAVVRDVARVQGKSYGLADRLSKMIPFEVGMTLEKAYEQEEILRDFLKVDEEAAEIWEMALKLEGVVRNVGKHAGGVVIAPTKLTDFSPIYCDEAGDGLVTQFDKDDVEAAGLVKFDFLGLRTLTIIDWALKTINRDRAKVNEEPLDIAFIPLDDMPTYQLLQRAETTAVFQLESRGMKELIKKLKPDCLEDLIALVALFRPGPLQSGMVDDFINRKHGRAELSYPHVDYQYEGLKPVLAPTYGIILYQEQVMQIAQVMAGYTLGGADMLRRAMGKKKPEEMAKQRGGFIEGCKTNNIDPDLAGNIFDLVEKFAGYGFNKSHSAAYGLVSYQTAWLKTHYPAPFMAAVLSADMHNTDKVVTLIEEVRTMKLRLDAPDVNISEFKFTVSDDGRILYGLGAIKGVGEGPVEAITEARAAGPFKDLFDFCARVDLKRVNKRTLDGLIRSGALDRLGPYFEQEPKAYQANIDRNRSVLLAALEEAIQAAEQTARSRDSGHSDLFGGLFVEEDADVYANHRKTRELSLKDRLRGEKETLGLYLTGHPIDEYEGEIRRFARQRIIDLKPARDTQTIAGLIIALRVMKNKKGDKMGFITLDDRSARIEASLFAEAFHSAQSLLQTDAMVVVEGEISNDDFSGGLRLRAKRVMSIEDARTNLAESLRLTVHCDALKGDRLRWLGDLCKRHRGACPITLDYTGPDAKALLQFGEEWRIDPADSLIQALRDQFGRENVFLQYR